A single genomic interval of Hemiscyllium ocellatum isolate sHemOce1 chromosome 37, sHemOce1.pat.X.cur, whole genome shotgun sequence harbors:
- the agtrap gene encoding type-1 angiotensin II receptor-associated protein: protein MALPVVSLKMIIVVHWLLTTWGYLYPWLPQGYLWSNYAVLAIGIWAIAQRDSVDAIVMFLVGILITILMDIIDIAISYDRLAGRQPDTTLRDQFRFSVGMAILSLLLKPVSCVFVYQMYKERGGDYNLNFGFPDLTGNRDRTSYQTIDGPEPPHAPAASAGIKISPAAY, encoded by the exons ATGGCGTTACCGGTGGTCAGTCTGAAG ATGATCATCGTTGTGCACTGGCTCCTGACAACCTG GGGCTACTTGTATCCCTGGCTCCCACAAGGTTACCTCTGGAGTAATTATGCTGTACTGGCCATCGGGATTTGGGCCATTGCTCAGAGAGACTCTGTTGATGCTATTGTCATG tTTCTGGTTGGCATATTGATAACAATTCTCATGGACATCATCGACATTGCAATCAGCTATGATCGTCTAGCTGGTAGACAGCCCGACACTACATTAAGAGACCAGTTCCGCTTCAGTGTTGGCATGGCAATTTTAAGTCTCCTTTTGAAACCGGTTTCTTGTGTTTTTGTGTATCAGATGTACAAGGAACGAGGGGGCGATTATAACCTAAACTTTG GTTTTCCAGATTTAACTGGGAATCGAGATCGAACTTCGTACCAGACTATCGATGGGCCCGAGCCTCCCCACGCACCTGCTGCTTCTGCAGGGATCAAGATCTCTCCTGCTGCCTACTAA